In a single window of the Ferviditalea candida genome:
- a CDS encoding CcdC family protein: MAHLGALNMQIATTVGAMMMALLVIFVRLRASARPTTARKIMIPPIAMSTGFLMFLSPQTHIPLLWALVAFLTGVVLFSYPLIKTSKFHIVDGKVYLKRSKSFIFILLGLLVLRMLLHGYVEHYVSIPQTGAIFFILAFGMILPWRLAMLYQYLKLQSVKD; encoded by the coding sequence ATGGCACATTTGGGTGCGTTGAACATGCAAATCGCCACAACCGTCGGCGCCATGATGATGGCGCTGCTCGTGATATTCGTCAGACTGCGCGCCAGCGCCAGACCGACGACAGCCCGGAAAATCATGATTCCCCCTATTGCCATGAGCACGGGATTTCTCATGTTTTTGTCGCCGCAGACGCATATCCCGCTGCTTTGGGCTTTGGTTGCTTTTTTGACGGGAGTCGTGCTTTTTTCCTATCCGTTGATCAAGACTTCGAAGTTTCACATCGTCGACGGCAAAGTATATCTCAAACGCTCTAAATCGTTTATTTTCATTCTGCTTGGTCTGCTGGTGCTGAGGATGCTTTTGCACGGATATGTGGAGCATTACGTCTCGATCCCGCAAACCGGAGCGATATTCTTCATTCTTGCATTCGGAATGATTCTGCCGTGGCGTCTGGCGATGCTGTACCAATACCTCAAGCTGCAGTCCGTCAAGGATTAG